One window of the Shewanella maritima genome contains the following:
- a CDS encoding GNAT family N-acetyltransferase: protein MSKVDRSLCLTGEHVILEPLSLDHVPALINAANDGQLWELWFTNVPDNDGMKAYVEKALEAESIGQALAFAVRDKVSGSVIGCTRICNWDQANRRLEIGYTWYAKSFQRTAVNTESKLLLLNYAFTALDCIAVEFRTHWHNKVSRAAIARLGAKQDGILRNHRIQADGTLRDTVVFSIINSEWPAVEASLKSKLAEHGN, encoded by the coding sequence ATGTCAAAAGTAGATAGAAGTCTGTGCCTCACTGGTGAACATGTGATTCTAGAGCCACTTAGTTTGGATCACGTGCCCGCACTTATTAATGCTGCTAATGATGGTCAATTGTGGGAGTTATGGTTTACCAACGTGCCTGACAATGACGGCATGAAAGCTTATGTGGAAAAAGCGCTTGAGGCCGAATCGATTGGTCAAGCATTGGCTTTTGCTGTGCGGGATAAGGTTTCAGGCAGCGTTATCGGATGCACACGAATTTGTAATTGGGATCAAGCTAACCGACGTTTAGAAATTGGTTACACCTGGTATGCCAAAAGTTTCCAGCGCACAGCCGTCAATACGGAGTCCAAGCTACTGCTGCTAAATTATGCGTTTACGGCATTAGACTGCATCGCTGTCGAGTTTCGTACCCACTGGCACAATAAGGTTTCCCGAGCTGCAATTGCACGTCTTGGCGCAAAACAAGATGGCATATTGCGCAATCATAGAATTCAAGCTGACGGCACGTTGCGCGACACTGTGGTGTTTTCGATCATAAACAGCGAATGGCCAGCCGTAGAAGCCAGCTTGAAATCAAAGTTAGCCGAGCATGGTAACTAA
- a CDS encoding YnbE family lipoprotein: MRKHIALYISITGMLLVACTPTVTLAPPEEPIEINLNVKIEHEIAIQVDEKTAPLIDNAIETDNVNSAKNKIE, translated from the coding sequence ATGAGAAAGCATATAGCTCTGTATATCAGTATCACCGGCATGCTACTGGTGGCGTGTACGCCAACGGTGACCCTAGCACCACCTGAAGAGCCTATTGAAATAAACCTAAATGTGAAAATTGAGCATGAAATTGCGATTCAAGTCGATGAAAAAACAGCACCACTGATTGATAATGCGATCGAAACTGACAATGTAAATAGTGCGAAAAACAAAATTGAGTGA
- a CDS encoding transporter substrate-binding domain-containing protein yields the protein MANVPHEFIPLNVDDGEVFIALKSTAKSQQFFKSIKNKTLSLVRGYHYQFAALNPNASALEKDFRVQFVNSNHASIESILLKRAQVAPVTWSYLQHYYLEFPDAKTKLLVSNFRDQQYQHGVILNPQSKVSRQQLSKWLKRIKQKGMFERLLNAYQLTSR from the coding sequence ATGGCAAACGTTCCCCATGAGTTTATTCCCCTTAATGTTGATGACGGTGAAGTATTTATCGCACTTAAGTCTACAGCAAAGAGTCAACAATTCTTCAAATCAATCAAAAATAAAACCCTAAGTCTGGTTCGTGGCTATCATTACCAGTTTGCGGCATTAAACCCCAATGCCAGTGCACTAGAAAAAGACTTTCGAGTGCAATTTGTTAACTCGAACCACGCATCAATCGAAAGCATTTTGTTAAAGCGTGCACAGGTCGCTCCCGTTACATGGTCATACTTGCAACACTATTATTTAGAATTTCCGGACGCCAAGACTAAATTGCTTGTTTCAAATTTTCGTGATCAGCAATATCAGCACGGGGTAATTTTAAATCCACAGTCTAAGGTATCACGCCAGCAGCTTAGCAAGTGGCTTAAGCGTATAAAGCAAAAAGGCATGTTTGAGCGATTACTCAATGCTTACCAATTGACTAGTCGCTAG